A stretch of the Verrucomicrobiales bacterium genome encodes the following:
- a CDS encoding DUF1501 domain-containing protein gives MNFNHSASLNRREFLSRNAMGVGGVALAWLLGDNNLLATPASVPRRPQSFDLTPKPPSFQPTARAMISLFMHGGPSHVDLLDPKPELTRMSGQDYNGEVTFSFVNRASKKLMGSPWKFKRYGQSGIEVSELLPHFSEIVDDVCVIRSMHTDINGHEPSIWYMHTGKSQPGRPHLGSWLTYGLGSENRNLPAYVVMTDPGGHPVDGVRNWSNGWMPPLFQGTVVRPTEPRILNLEPPSHLKGELQRQNLDFLRSLNRDHLARHPGEADLEARIASYELAAAMQTTAKEALDLSGESEATKKLYGLDNPACREYGTRCLIARRLVERGVRFVQLFINGQIWDNHENIGKSLPDCCRKTDQPSAALVKDLKARGLLDTTLVHWGGEIGRLPVTENHGAAEKAGRDHNGQGFSSWLAGGGIKGGMTYGETDEFGHKAVVNPVSPVDYHATLTHLFGIDHQKLIYHHNGTEQRLTDGKAARVVREILR, from the coding sequence ATGAATTTCAACCACTCTGCATCTCTAAACCGACGAGAGTTTCTCTCCCGGAATGCCATGGGCGTTGGCGGGGTGGCCTTGGCCTGGCTGCTGGGCGACAACAATTTGCTGGCGACCCCCGCGTCCGTGCCTCGCCGGCCGCAAAGCTTTGACCTGACTCCAAAACCACCGTCCTTCCAGCCCACCGCCCGAGCGATGATCTCGCTCTTCATGCACGGCGGACCGAGTCATGTCGACTTGCTCGATCCCAAGCCGGAGCTGACTCGAATGAGCGGCCAGGATTATAACGGCGAAGTCACTTTCAGCTTCGTCAATCGGGCCAGCAAGAAGCTCATGGGCAGTCCTTGGAAGTTCAAGCGATACGGCCAAAGCGGCATCGAGGTCAGCGAGCTTCTGCCTCACTTCTCCGAGATCGTCGACGATGTCTGCGTGATTCGGTCCATGCATACGGACATCAACGGTCATGAGCCGTCAATCTGGTACATGCATACGGGCAAGTCGCAGCCCGGACGCCCCCACCTCGGCTCCTGGCTGACCTACGGTCTGGGCTCCGAGAACCGCAACTTGCCCGCCTACGTGGTCATGACCGACCCCGGTGGACATCCGGTCGACGGCGTGCGCAACTGGTCGAACGGTTGGATGCCTCCACTCTTCCAAGGAACGGTCGTTCGCCCCACCGAACCACGCATTCTCAACCTGGAACCTCCCTCGCATCTAAAGGGTGAGCTCCAACGGCAGAACCTGGACTTCTTGCGCAGCCTCAATCGCGATCACCTGGCACGGCATCCCGGCGAGGCTGACCTGGAAGCACGCATCGCCAGCTATGAACTGGCTGCGGCCATGCAAACGACCGCCAAGGAAGCCCTCGACCTAAGCGGCGAGAGCGAAGCTACCAAGAAACTCTACGGACTCGACAATCCCGCCTGTCGCGAATACGGCACCCGCTGCCTGATCGCCCGCCGACTCGTGGAGCGCGGCGTGCGCTTCGTGCAGCTCTTCATCAACGGACAGATCTGGGACAACCACGAAAACATAGGCAAGTCCCTGCCCGATTGCTGCCGCAAAACCGACCAACCCTCTGCCGCCCTGGTCAAGGATCTGAAAGCCCGCGGTCTTTTGGATACCACCCTGGTTCACTGGGGCGGCGAGATCGGACGCCTGCCCGTCACCGAGAACCATGGGGCGGCCGAGAAAGCGGGACGCGATCACAATGGCCAGGGGTTCAGCTCCTGGCTGGCCGGGGGAGGAATCAAGGGCGGGATGACCTACGGTGAGACCGATGAGTTTGGCCACAAGGCCGTGGTCAATCCCGTGAGCCCCGTCGATTATCATGCCACCCTCACCCACCTTTTCGGCATCGATCATCAGAAACTGATTTACCATCACAACGGCACCGAACAGCGCCTCACCGATGGAAAGGCCGCGCGAGTCGTCCGAGAAATCTTGAGGTAG
- a CDS encoding PSD1 domain-containing protein: MLICLGGMQSLAAPRQAILSFEKDVRPILKANCFDCHGESEAPKADLDLRLRRWMIRGGKSGAAITPGQPDHSLLLKLVREGEMPKREKKLTPAEITTLEQWIAQGAPTLRDEPTELPKGMVITEEERAHWAYQPIRQSAIPASRSKDRVRNPVDAFLLAAMKAKSKSLSFSPDAEPITLLRRIYLDLIGLPPTPDETARFLADRERNPQAYEHEVNRLLERPEYGERWARHWLDAAGYADSDGASTDDTPREFAYKFRDYVIRSLNQDKPFHEFVVEQIAGDELITPPFKNLKPEDLEKLVATGFLRMGPDGTASAADPESAKNQVMADTLKIVTSSLMGLTVGCAQCHDHRYDPIPHTDYYRLRAVFEPAYDAKKWLTPQQRLLSLYTDADRQRAAEVEAEAQKAAAEHATKQKAFLEAAFDKELSKFDEALRPKLREAYQTPGDKRSPEQQKLLAENPSVNISPGTLYQYDAKAAEELKALDAKVTEIRGRKPPEDFVSPLTEPSGTTLPVTYRFHRGDPRQPQEAIKPGGLAILETAAQRIDFPEKTTGLPSSGRRLAFARWLASTNNPLFTRVIVNRVWMHHFGRGLVRTPADFGAMGEKPTHPELLDWLALEFASQNYSLKALHRLILTSTAFRQASVETGSSPRGDRRRTPSAEDRTTLDPDAALYSRKPLQRLDAEAIRDSILAVSGNLNLKKFGPPVPVRADVAGQIVVGVDKTSGDNKMPVDVPLNGEEFRRSIYIQVRRSKPLALLNTFDAPVMELNCEKRQYSTVAPQALMLMNSQFILDQAEQLATRLRREAGASADRQIERAWQLTFSRQPSPQERNDALGFLKHQTDTLTALATQAKELPKIKPETQALRSLCQSLLSANEFLYVD, from the coding sequence ATGCTGATTTGCCTAGGCGGAATGCAGTCCCTCGCCGCTCCCCGCCAAGCCATCCTGAGCTTCGAAAAAGACGTCCGACCCATTCTCAAAGCCAACTGCTTTGATTGCCATGGCGAGAGCGAAGCCCCTAAAGCCGACCTGGATCTTCGCCTCCGACGCTGGATGATTCGCGGCGGCAAGTCGGGTGCAGCCATCACGCCCGGCCAACCCGACCATAGCCTGCTGCTCAAACTCGTGCGCGAAGGCGAGATGCCCAAGCGGGAGAAAAAACTCACGCCCGCCGAGATTACCACCCTCGAACAGTGGATCGCCCAGGGCGCGCCCACCCTGCGGGACGAACCCACTGAACTGCCGAAGGGAATGGTCATCACCGAGGAGGAACGTGCCCACTGGGCCTATCAGCCAATTCGGCAAAGCGCGATACCCGCCTCCCGATCCAAAGATCGAGTGCGGAACCCGGTCGACGCCTTCCTTCTGGCCGCCATGAAGGCCAAGAGCAAGAGCCTGAGCTTCTCCCCGGACGCGGAGCCAATCACCCTGCTCCGTCGCATTTACCTCGACCTCATCGGACTCCCGCCCACCCCCGACGAGACAGCCCGCTTCCTGGCCGATCGTGAGCGCAATCCCCAAGCCTACGAGCATGAGGTCAACCGGCTGCTCGAGCGTCCCGAATACGGAGAACGCTGGGCCCGGCACTGGCTCGATGCCGCCGGGTATGCTGACAGCGACGGGGCATCAACCGACGACACCCCTCGCGAGTTCGCTTATAAGTTCCGCGACTACGTCATTCGCTCGCTCAACCAGGATAAGCCGTTCCACGAATTCGTCGTCGAACAGATCGCCGGAGACGAGTTGATCACGCCTCCGTTCAAGAACCTCAAACCCGAAGACCTTGAGAAGCTCGTGGCAACCGGCTTTCTACGCATGGGCCCCGACGGGACAGCATCGGCCGCCGACCCCGAGTCGGCCAAGAATCAGGTCATGGCCGATACCCTCAAAATCGTCACCAGCTCGCTAATGGGACTCACCGTCGGCTGCGCCCAATGTCACGATCACCGCTACGATCCCATTCCCCACACCGACTACTATCGTCTGCGGGCGGTGTTCGAGCCCGCCTACGACGCAAAAAAGTGGCTGACGCCTCAGCAGCGCCTGCTCTCCCTCTACACCGACGCCGATCGACAACGGGCGGCCGAGGTCGAAGCGGAGGCTCAGAAGGCCGCCGCCGAGCATGCAACCAAACAAAAGGCATTCCTCGAAGCGGCGTTCGACAAGGAACTCAGCAAGTTCGATGAAGCCCTCCGACCCAAGCTGCGTGAGGCTTATCAGACTCCAGGCGACAAGCGCTCTCCTGAGCAGCAAAAGCTCCTAGCCGAGAATCCCAGCGTCAACATCAGCCCGGGTACCTTGTATCAGTACGACGCCAAGGCAGCGGAGGAACTCAAAGCGCTCGATGCCAAGGTCACGGAAATCCGCGGGCGCAAGCCGCCGGAGGATTTCGTCAGTCCCCTGACCGAACCTTCAGGCACCACCTTACCGGTCACCTACCGCTTCCACCGGGGCGATCCGCGACAACCTCAAGAAGCGATCAAACCCGGCGGCCTCGCGATTCTCGAAACGGCGGCTCAGCGCATCGATTTCCCCGAAAAGACCACCGGGCTTCCGAGCAGCGGACGTCGGCTCGCCTTCGCGCGTTGGCTGGCGAGCACCAACAATCCGCTGTTCACGCGCGTGATTGTGAATCGAGTTTGGATGCATCATTTCGGCCGAGGCCTGGTCCGCACCCCGGCCGACTTTGGCGCCATGGGCGAAAAGCCCACGCATCCCGAACTACTCGATTGGCTGGCGCTGGAATTCGCCTCCCAGAATTATAGCCTCAAGGCCCTGCATCGACTCATCCTCACGTCCACCGCCTTCCGCCAAGCCTCCGTGGAAACAGGGTCCTCCCCGCGTGGTGACCGTCGGCGAACCCCATCTGCGGAAGATCGGACCACCCTCGACCCTGATGCAGCTCTCTACTCGCGGAAACCCCTGCAACGTCTCGATGCCGAGGCCATTCGTGACTCAATTCTCGCCGTGAGCGGCAACCTAAACCTGAAGAAATTCGGGCCGCCCGTCCCCGTTCGAGCGGATGTCGCAGGACAAATCGTGGTGGGAGTCGACAAAACCAGCGGCGACAACAAGATGCCGGTCGATGTCCCCCTGAACGGGGAAGAGTTCCGCCGCAGCATTTACATCCAGGTCCGCCGGAGCAAGCCCCTGGCTCTGCTGAACACCTTCGATGCCCCGGTGATGGAGCTGAACTGCGAAAAACGACAATATTCCACCGTTGCCCCCCAAGCCCTCATGCTGATGAACAGCCAGTTCATCCTGGACCAAGCTGAACAGCTGGCAACACGGCTCCGACGTGAGGCGGGAGCCAGTGCCGACCGCCAGATCGAGCGAGCCTGGCAGCTGACCTTCTCGCGTCAGCCCAGCCCCCAGGAGCGAAACGATGCGCTCGGCTTCTTGAAGCACCAAACGGACACCCTGACCGCGCTGGCCACCCAAGCTAAGGAGCTCCCCAAGATCAAGCCAGAAACCCAGGCACTGCGCAGCCTCTGTCAATCATTGCTCAGTGCGAACGAATTTTTGTATGTGGACTGA
- a CDS encoding HEAT repeat domain-containing protein: MKRVLSLAAIVSLTVPTWAEVPRHPKFGFPVYTNAASGRQLSGQHKPADNPAMSPSDAQKAFKVPPGFEVRLFASEPEVVNPVAMTWDDRGRLWVLELYEYPLGTKPGEKGRDRIKVLEDTDADGVADKVTVFADGMTLATGLLLGNGGVYVGEAPHLWFLQDTDGDGRADRKTELLTGFGLEDRHELLNGFTWGPDGQMYMTHGVFTISRAKDPSNPSAEPVLLTAGVARLDPKTKRFEVYAEGTSNPWGVDFDAKGNAFVSACVIDHLFHLTPGGLYQRQAGQAPFPYAYGDLPSIVDHKHHMAAYAGINIYQGNQWPAEWKGAALHGNIHQNALNIDRLTPKGSTFTATKWTDSGDFLTTKDGWFMPVSMQTGPDGAVWVMDWYDKYPCYQNANADPAGVDRERGRIWRVVWTGDQPGKAVPSRPEATMDLAKLSSPELANLLAHPNVWQRRTAQRILNERGITAFGPRELHVTTPIHTLLQKGETLDARLAALWTLHGTGLLDDGWLDEIVKDDEPAIRAWAARLTGERGFPLGDSMKRLAQLAEDPDPTVRLAVAVAARQFVSGSLTIDTPPKVPIQEVITGPILSTLFVGYRERTKNENDPTLEFLYWMAAEPIVAFDPVHAIGFYKEDGAQREMPFSGRLLRKIMRRACDLRDETMLTRAVLEFGKIPESATSALTAGLQGLIEGQRGKALLPSSDAVAVISRLVKSATPEVAKAAQQLGTLWGDASSLKAVLARINDSSVSAADRIAAIKSSVQQKSDDSRFALLKAVNSPHPDPVRVEAVRALQQVGKDDTGPSLLEQWNNHTPAVRAAVAELSTTRWQWRHALLRALQDGKLKRGDIPPTVVRTLATAKDDGERTVAQSIFGKVQASSAEKLKLIAEKRKIVTSGPVDLAAGHEVAKKTCFICHKLYGEGAEVGPDLTGVGRSSLDALLHNVINPNEIIGQGYENVEIETKDDRQLSGRMVENTDSVVKLLLPGPSEIVVAKSDIKSLRITENSAMPEGLEGLPDADFRNLIWYLLAPPGDNRPLTEERRKELTGSNPDQAATPLPARDGESIALWAPGWQIDAPDFEGSPVKLPEFAGQRNVLMTHPFDENKPAAIVRVLTIPPATKASLRFSVAAHEKGDWELRVKADGELLHRQTVTHDGSRWQNVKLDLSRFAGRRVVLRLENMANNWQWEFAYWSGLILTEGEELSLR; this comes from the coding sequence ATGAAACGCGTCCTATCCCTTGCCGCCATCGTCTCGCTCACCGTTCCCACCTGGGCCGAAGTGCCGCGGCATCCCAAATTCGGGTTCCCTGTCTACACCAATGCCGCGTCGGGACGCCAGCTGTCAGGCCAGCACAAGCCCGCCGACAACCCGGCGATGTCCCCATCCGACGCTCAAAAAGCCTTCAAGGTCCCACCCGGATTTGAGGTGCGGTTGTTCGCCAGCGAACCTGAGGTGGTCAACCCCGTGGCCATGACTTGGGACGATCGCGGTCGCCTCTGGGTTCTTGAGCTGTATGAGTATCCACTGGGCACCAAGCCAGGTGAAAAGGGACGCGACCGCATCAAGGTGCTCGAGGACACCGATGCCGATGGCGTCGCCGACAAGGTCACTGTATTCGCCGACGGCATGACGCTCGCCACCGGCCTTCTGCTCGGGAATGGAGGAGTCTACGTCGGAGAAGCGCCGCATCTCTGGTTCCTCCAGGACACGGATGGCGACGGACGCGCAGATCGAAAAACCGAACTACTCACCGGCTTCGGGTTAGAAGACCGCCACGAACTGTTGAACGGCTTCACCTGGGGCCCCGACGGTCAGATGTACATGACCCACGGGGTCTTCACCATCAGCCGCGCCAAGGATCCGAGCAATCCCTCAGCCGAGCCGGTGCTCCTCACCGCCGGGGTTGCCCGACTCGATCCCAAAACCAAGCGCTTCGAGGTGTATGCCGAAGGCACCAGCAACCCGTGGGGTGTCGACTTCGACGCCAAAGGCAACGCCTTCGTGAGCGCGTGCGTTATTGACCATCTCTTTCATCTGACTCCCGGCGGACTCTACCAACGCCAAGCCGGCCAGGCTCCCTTTCCCTACGCCTATGGGGATCTGCCCAGCATCGTGGATCACAAACATCACATGGCAGCCTACGCCGGAATCAACATCTACCAGGGCAACCAATGGCCAGCGGAATGGAAAGGGGCCGCACTTCATGGCAATATCCATCAAAATGCGCTCAATATAGATCGACTGACCCCCAAGGGCTCCACCTTCACCGCCACCAAATGGACCGACTCGGGTGATTTCCTCACCACCAAGGACGGTTGGTTCATGCCCGTGAGCATGCAAACGGGTCCCGACGGAGCGGTTTGGGTCATGGACTGGTATGACAAGTATCCGTGTTACCAGAACGCCAACGCCGATCCAGCAGGAGTCGATCGCGAACGAGGTCGCATTTGGCGGGTGGTCTGGACCGGAGATCAGCCCGGCAAGGCGGTTCCCTCGCGGCCCGAGGCGACCATGGACCTCGCCAAGCTATCCTCTCCGGAGCTTGCGAACTTGCTCGCACATCCCAACGTTTGGCAACGCCGTACGGCCCAGCGGATTCTCAACGAACGTGGGATCACCGCCTTCGGCCCGCGTGAATTGCACGTTACCACCCCGATTCACACGCTCCTCCAAAAAGGAGAAACCCTCGACGCGCGTCTGGCCGCGCTCTGGACGCTCCACGGCACCGGGTTGCTCGATGACGGCTGGCTCGATGAAATCGTCAAGGACGACGAGCCGGCCATCCGCGCCTGGGCAGCGCGCCTGACGGGAGAGCGCGGATTTCCACTCGGAGATTCGATGAAGCGACTCGCTCAGCTCGCGGAAGACCCGGATCCCACCGTTCGATTGGCTGTGGCGGTCGCGGCCAGGCAATTCGTATCCGGCTCCCTCACCATTGACACGCCACCGAAGGTTCCCATCCAGGAAGTCATCACCGGCCCGATCTTGAGCACCTTGTTTGTGGGCTATCGCGAACGGACCAAGAACGAAAACGATCCAACTCTGGAGTTCCTCTATTGGATGGCAGCGGAGCCCATCGTCGCCTTCGATCCCGTACACGCCATTGGCTTCTACAAGGAGGACGGTGCTCAGAGGGAAATGCCATTCTCTGGACGACTCCTCCGGAAGATCATGCGGCGCGCCTGCGACCTTCGCGACGAAACCATGCTTACCCGCGCCGTACTTGAGTTCGGCAAGATTCCCGAGTCCGCCACCTCCGCCTTAACCGCGGGATTGCAAGGTCTGATCGAAGGCCAGCGCGGCAAAGCCCTATTACCGAGCAGCGACGCTGTCGCCGTCATCTCCCGACTCGTGAAATCTGCCACGCCCGAAGTCGCCAAGGCTGCCCAGCAACTGGGAACCTTGTGGGGAGATGCCTCCTCACTGAAGGCGGTTCTCGCTCGGATCAACGACAGCTCGGTCAGCGCCGCCGATCGCATCGCCGCCATCAAGTCATCGGTGCAGCAGAAGAGCGATGATTCACGATTCGCTCTACTCAAGGCGGTGAACAGCCCCCACCCCGATCCCGTACGAGTCGAGGCGGTGCGTGCGCTGCAACAGGTCGGCAAGGACGACACCGGCCCCTCTCTCCTGGAACAGTGGAACAACCACACGCCGGCGGTCAGGGCCGCTGTGGCCGAGCTTTCCACCACCCGATGGCAATGGCGTCACGCCCTGCTCCGTGCCCTGCAGGATGGGAAACTCAAGCGAGGGGACATTCCCCCCACCGTGGTCCGGACCCTGGCGACCGCCAAGGACGATGGCGAGCGAACCGTGGCCCAGTCCATCTTCGGAAAGGTCCAAGCGTCGAGCGCGGAGAAACTCAAGCTCATCGCCGAGAAGCGGAAGATCGTCACGAGTGGGCCGGTCGACCTTGCCGCCGGACACGAAGTCGCGAAGAAGACGTGTTTCATCTGCCACAAGCTCTATGGCGAAGGTGCCGAGGTGGGACCGGATCTGACCGGGGTGGGACGAAGTTCGTTGGATGCCCTGCTGCATAATGTCATCAACCCCAACGAAATCATCGGGCAGGGGTACGAGAACGTGGAGATCGAAACCAAGGACGATCGCCAGCTCAGCGGCCGCATGGTCGAGAACACCGACAGCGTCGTCAAACTGCTCCTGCCCGGGCCGTCGGAGATCGTGGTCGCCAAATCTGACATTAAATCGCTCCGCATCACCGAGAACTCCGCGATGCCTGAAGGACTGGAAGGATTGCCTGACGCCGATTTCCGTAACCTGATCTGGTACCTTCTCGCGCCTCCGGGAGACAATCGTCCCCTCACCGAGGAACGCCGCAAAGAGCTGACTGGATCCAACCCCGATCAGGCTGCAACCCCCTTGCCCGCTCGGGATGGAGAGAGCATCGCGCTGTGGGCACCCGGCTGGCAGATCGACGCCCCGGATTTCGAGGGTTCACCCGTGAAACTGCCGGAGTTCGCAGGTCAGCGAAACGTTCTCATGACCCATCCATTCGATGAGAACAAACCCGCAGCCATCGTTCGCGTACTGACCATCCCGCCCGCTACGAAAGCGAGCCTGCGCTTCTCGGTTGCCGCCCATGAGAAGGGAGATTGGGAACTTCGTGTGAAAGCCGATGGGGAATTACTGCATCGACAGACCGTCACGCATGACGGTTCTCGCTGGCAGAATGTGAAGCTCGATCTGAGCCGGTTCGCTGGACGTCGAGTGGTGTTGCGCCTCGAGAACATGGCAAACAACTGGCAATGGGAATTCGCCTACTGGTCTGGGCTGATCTTAACCGAAGGCGAAGAACTGAGCCTGAGGTAA
- a CDS encoding PQQ-binding-like beta-propeller repeat protein, with protein sequence MNRSVFWVSLWMGAVVSGFAENWPQFRGPDAQGHSGETGIPLKWSNTENVAWKASIPGESWSSPIVWGDYVFLTTATGDGTSCRLLALDRSSGRLLWDKEVVQQVPRRKEGRNSYATPTPATDGERVYVCYGDGTFAALTFTGDIVWVNRGYPFYGQHGLGSSPILHQGLLIMARDGSSDGEDKKLGWQTPWDRSFLVALDTKTGKERWKGQRGLSRIAHGAPVIWTSQGKSQVISESGDVVQGFDVLTGQRLWTSQVLGEGKVPSTLIGDGMVFTSGGWGGRESIKAFKLGGAGDLKETNLLWEQKKGMPKVPSMIYAKPFLFTITDGGIATCLQAGTGELVWQERVGGNFSASPVAAEGRLYFVGDSGETTVIAAAAEFRVLAKNALGEKVQASPAVSQGALFIRTEKSLFSIRER encoded by the coding sequence ATGAATAGGTCTGTGTTTTGGGTTTCGCTGTGGATGGGTGCTGTGGTTTCTGGGTTCGCTGAAAACTGGCCTCAGTTCCGGGGTCCGGATGCTCAGGGTCACTCGGGCGAGACTGGCATTCCCCTCAAATGGAGCAACACTGAGAACGTGGCGTGGAAGGCTAGCATTCCAGGCGAGTCCTGGTCTTCCCCTATCGTTTGGGGAGATTATGTGTTTTTGACCACAGCGACCGGTGACGGCACCAGTTGCCGGCTGCTGGCGCTCGATCGATCCAGCGGACGTTTGCTCTGGGATAAGGAAGTCGTGCAGCAGGTGCCGCGACGGAAGGAGGGTAGGAATTCCTACGCGACGCCGACTCCAGCGACGGACGGCGAGCGGGTGTATGTCTGCTATGGGGATGGCACGTTCGCCGCCCTTACCTTTACCGGCGACATCGTTTGGGTGAACCGAGGCTATCCATTTTATGGACAGCATGGGCTGGGTTCCTCGCCGATCCTGCATCAAGGCTTGCTCATCATGGCGCGAGATGGAAGCAGCGATGGGGAGGACAAAAAGCTCGGCTGGCAAACTCCTTGGGATCGTTCGTTTCTCGTCGCGTTGGATACCAAGACTGGCAAGGAGCGATGGAAGGGACAACGAGGGTTATCACGCATCGCGCACGGCGCCCCGGTGATCTGGACTTCGCAGGGCAAGTCTCAGGTGATCAGTGAATCCGGCGATGTTGTTCAGGGGTTCGATGTCCTGACAGGACAACGACTATGGACTAGTCAGGTGCTGGGCGAGGGAAAGGTTCCTTCCACTCTGATTGGGGACGGGATGGTATTCACCTCGGGCGGATGGGGCGGGCGGGAATCCATTAAGGCTTTCAAGCTGGGAGGTGCCGGCGACTTGAAGGAGACCAATCTGTTATGGGAGCAGAAGAAGGGCATGCCCAAGGTGCCGTCCATGATTTACGCGAAACCGTTTCTTTTCACCATCACGGATGGGGGAATCGCGACGTGTCTCCAGGCCGGAACAGGTGAGTTGGTTTGGCAAGAACGAGTGGGTGGGAACTTTTCGGCGTCGCCCGTTGCTGCGGAGGGGCGTCTCTATTTTGTAGGAGACAGCGGAGAGACCACGGTGATTGCCGCGGCTGCCGAATTCCGAGTGTTGGCGAAGAATGCGCTCGGGGAGAAGGTGCAAGCTTCGCCAGCAGTCTCCCAAGGAGCGCTGTTCATTCGGACCGAGAAGAGCCTGTTCTCTATTCGGGAGCGTTGA
- a CDS encoding DUF1501 domain-containing protein encodes MNGITSHFPELDPHRVARRWFFKQCGVGLGAVALGQLLREQGYAASGSVNPMAPKQPHFAPKAKRVIFLFMAGAPSHLELFDNKPELTKWDGKLPPAELLKGYRAAFINPNATLLGPKFKFSRYGQSGTELSELLPHLAKVADDIAVVKSMHTDAFNHAPAQIFMNTGSQQFGRPSLGAWTTYGLGCESTDLPSYVVFNTGSKGSSGGASNWGNGFLPSLHQGVMFRSGGDPVLYLSNPRGVDDRVQRDSLDTLQKMNRRRLDWVGDPEINTRISAFEMAYRMQSSAPELMDISKESKATLDLYGAEPGKTTFASSCLLARRLVERGVRFVQIFHEAWDQHGDLVNGLKTNCRNTDQACAALIQDLKQRGMLDDTLVIWGGEFGRTPMVQGGNDGRDHHPNCFSMWFAGGGIKPGLTLGESDDFGFNATRDKVHVHDLNATLLHLLGFDHTKLSYRFQGRDFRLTDVHGEVVDKLIV; translated from the coding sequence ATGAACGGCATAACCTCACATTTCCCGGAATTGGATCCTCATCGCGTGGCTCGGCGTTGGTTCTTTAAACAATGCGGGGTGGGTTTGGGTGCGGTGGCCTTGGGGCAACTGCTCCGGGAGCAGGGTTATGCCGCCTCCGGCTCCGTGAACCCTATGGCCCCCAAGCAGCCGCACTTCGCGCCCAAGGCCAAGCGGGTGATCTTCCTGTTCATGGCGGGGGCGCCGAGCCATCTGGAGCTGTTCGACAACAAGCCGGAACTCACCAAATGGGACGGGAAACTGCCGCCGGCCGAATTGCTGAAGGGCTACCGTGCGGCGTTCATCAACCCCAATGCCACGTTGCTCGGGCCGAAGTTCAAATTCTCCCGATACGGCCAATCCGGGACTGAGCTGTCCGAGCTGCTCCCGCATCTGGCGAAAGTCGCCGATGACATCGCGGTGGTGAAGTCGATGCACACCGACGCCTTCAATCACGCTCCGGCCCAGATCTTCATGAACACCGGGTCGCAACAGTTCGGGCGTCCCAGCCTGGGGGCTTGGACGACCTATGGCCTGGGTTGCGAGTCGACCGATCTGCCGTCCTATGTGGTGTTCAATACCGGAAGCAAGGGCTCCAGCGGTGGGGCTTCCAACTGGGGCAATGGGTTTCTACCCTCGCTGCATCAGGGCGTGATGTTCCGTAGCGGAGGTGATCCAGTGCTGTATCTGTCCAATCCCCGGGGAGTGGACGATCGAGTTCAGCGCGATTCGTTGGATACCTTGCAGAAGATGAATCGGCGGCGGCTGGATTGGGTGGGTGACCCTGAGATTAACACCCGCATCAGCGCCTTCGAAATGGCGTATCGCATGCAGTCCAGCGCCCCTGAGTTGATGGATATTTCCAAGGAATCCAAAGCCACGCTGGACCTCTATGGTGCGGAGCCCGGGAAGACAACCTTCGCGAGTTCGTGCCTGCTGGCCCGCCGGCTGGTGGAACGCGGGGTGCGCTTTGTGCAGATCTTCCATGAGGCATGGGATCAACACGGCGATCTGGTGAATGGGTTGAAGACCAACTGTCGGAACACCGACCAGGCCTGCGCTGCGCTGATCCAGGACTTGAAGCAGCGGGGGATGCTGGACGACACCCTGGTTATCTGGGGCGGCGAGTTCGGCCGAACCCCGATGGTTCAAGGAGGGAACGATGGGCGCGATCATCATCCGAACTGCTTCTCCATGTGGTTTGCCGGCGGTGGGATCAAGCCGGGGTTAACCCTCGGCGAGTCGGATGATTTCGGATTCAACGCCACCCGCGACAAGGTACATGTCCATGACCTGAATGCGACCCTTCTTCATCTGCTCGGTTTTGATCATACCAAGCTCAGCTATCGCTTCCAGGGGCGGGATTTCCGTTTGACGGATGTACACGGTGAGGTGGTGGATAAACTTATCGTATGA